From Watersipora subatra chromosome 2, tzWatSuba1.1, whole genome shotgun sequence, one genomic window encodes:
- the LOC137388378 gene encoding collagen alpha-2(I) chain-like, whose protein sequence is MSWRAVSLVVNSYSSVGLDSSAGSAGSSGSSGSAGSAGSAGLAGLSGSSGSAGSAGSAGSTGSTGSSGSAVSAGSSSLSGSAGSAGSAGSAGSSGLSGSAGSAVLASSAGSSGSPGSAGSASSAGSAGSSGSSGSASSAGSAGSAGSAGSSGSAGSAGSAGWAGSAGSAGSAGSAGSAGSAGSAGSAGSAGSAGSAGSAGSAGSAGSAGSAGSAGSAGSAGSAGSASSLGWLGWFGWLGWLVWLGWLGWLGWLGWLGWLGWLGWLGWLGWLGWLGWLGWLGWLGWLGWLGWLGCSAGSAGSAGSAGSSGSAGSAGSAGSAGSAGSAGSAGSAGSSGSSGSAGSAGSAGSSSLSGLAGSAGSAVLASSAGSAGSTGPAGSFGSAGSAGSAGLAGPAGSAGSAGSAGSAGTAGSAGSARSTGSAGSARSAGTAGTAGSAGSACSTGSAGSAGMGGSTG, encoded by the exons CTCGGTTGGCTTGGATAGCTCGGCTGGCTCGGCTGGCTCGTCTGGCTCGTCTGGTTCGGCTGGCTCAGCTGGCTCAGCAGGTTTGGCTGGCTTGTCTGGCTCGTCTGGTTCGGCTGGCTCAGCTGGCTCGGCTGGTTCGACTGGCTCGACTGGCTCGTCTGGCTCGGCTGTCTCAGCTGGCTCGTCTAGCTTGTCTGGTTCGGCTGGCTCAGCTGGCTCAGCTGGTTCGGCTGGCTCGTCTGGCTTGTCTGGTTCAGCTGGCTCAGCTGTTTTGGCTAGCTCGGCTGGCTCGTCTGGCTCACCTGGTTCGGCTGGCTCAGCTAGCTCAGCTGGTTCAGCTGGCTCATCTGGCTCGTCTGGTTCGGCTAGCTCAGCTGGCTCAGCTGGTTCGGCTGGCTCGGCTGGCTCGTCTGGCTCTGCTGGCTCGGCTGGCTCGGCTGGCTGGGCTGGCTCGGCTGGCTCGGCTGGCTCGGCTGGCTCGGCTGGCTCGGCTGGCTCGGCTGGCTCGGCTGGCTCGGCTGGCTCGGCTGGCTCGGCTGGCTCGGCTGGCTCGGCTGGCTCGGCTGGCTCGGCTGGCTCGGCTGGCTCGGCTGGCTCGGCTGGCTCGGCTGGCTCGGCTGGCTCGGCTGGCTCGGCTAGCTCG CTCGGCTGGCTCGGCTGGTTCGGCTGGCTCGGCTGGCTCGTCTGGCTCGGCTGGCTCGGCTGGCTCGGCTGGCTCGGCTGGCTCGGCTGGCTCGGCTGGCTCGGCTGGCTCGGCTGGCTCGGCTGGCTCGGCTGGCTCGGCTGGCTCGGCTGGCTCGGCTGGCTCGGCTGGCTCGGCTGGCTCGGCTGGCTCGGCTG CTCGGCTGGCTCGGCTGGTTCGGCTGGCTCGGCTGGCTCGTCTGGCTCGGCTGGCTCGGCTGGCTCGGCTGGCTCGGCTGGCTCGGCTGGCTCGGCTGGCTCAGCTGGTTCGGCTGGCTCGTCTGGCTCGTCTGGTTCAGCTGGCTCAGCTGGCTCGGCTGGCTCGTCTAGCTTGTCTGGTTTGGCTGGCTCAGCTGGCTCAGCTGTTTTGGCTAGCTCGGCTGGCTCGGCTGGCTCAACTGGCCCGGCTGGCTCATTTGGTTCGGCTGGCTCAGCTGGCTCAGCTGGCTTGGCTGGCCCGGCTGGCTCGGCTGGCTCGGCTGGCTCGGCTGGCTCGGCTGGCACAGCTGGCTCGGCTGGCTCGGCCCGCTCGACTGGTTCGGCTGGCTCGGCCCGCTCGGCTGGCACAGCTGGCACAGCTGGCTCAGCTGGCTCGGCCTGCTCAACTGGCTCGGCTGGCTCGGCTGGCATGGGTGGCTCGACTGGCTAA